A window of the Cannabis sativa cultivar Pink pepper isolate KNU-18-1 chromosome X, ASM2916894v1, whole genome shotgun sequence genome harbors these coding sequences:
- the LOC115703142 gene encoding LIM domain-containing protein WLIM1 gives MATLFAGTTQKCTACNKTVYLVDKLTADTRIYHKACFRCHHCRNTLKLSNYCSFEGVLYCRPHYDQLFKRTGSLDKSFEGTPKILKPERPTSENAKTVSNMFGGTKDKCVGCNKTAYPIEKVTVNGTPYHKSCFKCTHGGCTISPSNYIAHEGKLYCKHHHIQLFKEKGNYSQLEGDNEDNSLNEKVAAVEIAAEL, from the exons ATGGCCACATTATTTGCAGGAACAACCCAGAAATGTACTGCTTGTAACAAGACTGTGTACCTGGTTGATAAGTTAACAGCTGATACCAGGATTTACCACAAGGCTTGCTTCCGATGTCATCACTGCAGGAACACCCTTAAG CTTAGCAACTATTGTTCGTTTGAAGGGGTCCTCTACTGCAGGCCTCACTATGATCAACTCTTCAAGAGAACTGGCAGCCTAGACAAGAGTTTTGAAG GGACTCCTAAGATCTTGAAACCAGAAAGACCAACTAGTGAG AATGCAAAGACAGTCTCGAATATGTTTGGGGGCACCAAAGATAAGTGTGTGGGATGTAACAAGACTGCTTATCCGATTGAGAAG GTGACGGTTAATGGAACTCCTTACCACAAGAGTTGTTTCAAATGCACTCATGGAGGTTGCACCATAAGCCCATCTAACTATATTGCACATGAGGGAAAGCTCTACTGCAAGCATCACCACATTCAACTCTTCAAGGAGAAAGGAAATTACAGCCAGCTCGAGGGCGATAATGAAGACAATTCCTTGAATGAGAAAGTCGCCGCTGTTGAAATTGCTGCTGAATTGTAG
- the LOC115703096 gene encoding uncharacterized protein LOC115703096, protein MKGREEREGDKGLVWKLPVVKSRHLGKVGPAFGLGAGCGIGFGIGLLGAAGFGPGIPGLQLGFGIGVGCGVGIGFGYGFGSGIAQDEDRRYSSVGNLYSGSRNIPTQDEIGALVDDLVISTKRLVKATSKEIEKWRR, encoded by the coding sequence ATGAAAGGGAGAGAGGAGAGAGAAGGGGATAAAGGTCTGGTGTGGAAGCTTCCGGTGGTGAAGTCAAGGCACCTGGGTAAGGTTGGTCCTGCCTTCGGCCTTGGTGCTGGCTGCGGCATTGGCTTTGGCATCGGTCTCCTCGGTGCTGCAGGTTTTGGTCCGGGAATTCCAGGCTTACAACTTGGTTTTGGAATTGGTGTTGGATGTGGAGTTGGTATTGGATTTGGCTATGGTTTTGGAAGTGGCATAGCACAGGATGAGGATCGGAGATACTCGAGTGTTGGGAATCTTTACAGTGGTTCTAGAAATATTCCTACGCAGGATGAGATTGGTGCACTTGTAGATGATCTTGTCATTAGTACAAAGAGGCTTGTAAAGGCTACTtcaaaagaaatagaaaaatgGAGAAGGTGA